One Leptolyngbya sp. SIO1E4 genomic region harbors:
- a CDS encoding chlorophyll a/b binding light-harvesting protein, producing MAVATDDINTKIPWRAGNARLVDLSGRLLGAHVAHAGLIVLWAGAITLFEVGQFDPSLPMSEQGLIVLPNLARLGLGMGAGGQVVDTYPYFVIGALHLISSAFLGAGGIFHALKGPAKLEGKFSFFGYDWSDRRKMTTILGIHLVLLGIGAFLLVAKAIALGGLYDPALQDVRVIANPTLNPATIFGYLFGTEGRFWLAGVDTLEDVVGGHIWIGAICILGGLWHIATAPFSWTKNLFVWSGEAYLSYSVGAVSLMAFVATLFVSVNSLVFPTEFFGPTLSLVFDRFPVFVSPDGVATNRVWLANGHFWLGFFFLQGHIFHALRAAGYSFTEGRVMESTRGEMS from the coding sequence ATGGCAGTTGCAACTGACGATATCAATACAAAAATTCCCTGGCGAGCGGGGAATGCTCGGCTGGTCGATTTATCGGGCAGGCTTTTAGGGGCCCATGTGGCCCATGCGGGGCTGATCGTGCTCTGGGCCGGAGCCATTACCCTATTTGAAGTTGGCCAGTTTGATCCATCCCTACCGATGTCTGAGCAGGGTCTTATTGTCCTGCCTAACCTGGCCCGTTTAGGGCTCGGCATGGGGGCAGGTGGCCAGGTAGTTGATACTTATCCCTATTTTGTGATTGGTGCCCTGCATTTAATTAGCTCAGCATTTTTGGGCGCAGGGGGCATCTTTCATGCGCTGAAAGGCCCTGCAAAACTAGAGGGTAAATTTTCCTTTTTTGGCTATGACTGGAGCGATCGCCGCAAAATGACCACGATTTTGGGCATTCACCTGGTGCTGTTAGGTATCGGTGCGTTCCTGCTGGTGGCTAAGGCGATCGCCTTAGGCGGGTTGTACGATCCGGCGCTTCAAGATGTGCGGGTCATTGCTAACCCGACGCTGAATCCGGCCACAATTTTTGGTTACCTGTTTGGCACAGAAGGGCGCTTCTGGCTGGCGGGGGTTGACACCCTAGAAGACGTCGTAGGTGGCCACATTTGGATTGGTGCCATCTGCATTTTGGGAGGGCTGTGGCATATTGCGACGGCCCCCTTCTCCTGGACAAAAAATTTGTTTGTTTGGTCGGGCGAGGCCTATCTGTCTTACAGCGTTGGCGCTGTGAGCTTGATGGCGTTTGTGGCGACGCTGTTTGTGTCTGTCAACTCCCTGGTCTTTCCGACAGAATTTTTTGGCCCCACTTTAAGCTTGGTGTTCGATCGCTTTCCGGTGTTCGTCAGTCCTGATGGGGTTGCAACCAATCGGGTGTGGTTAGCCAATGGGCATTTCTGGTTAGGCTTCTTCTTCCTGCAGGGGCATATCTTCCATGCGTTGCGGGCAGCGGGCTATAGCTTCACCGAAGGCAGAGTTATGGAATCTACCCGTGGGGAGATGAGCTAG
- a CDS encoding chlorophyll a/b binding light-harvesting protein, which produces MQTSDTQARGSVGADDSATYGSGIFWTPFLRSLGWSFEATQYVGAPLLAGNIRFKDLSGRLLGAHVAHAGLIVLWAGAMTLFELSRFDPSLPMYDQNLILLPHLAALGIGVGAGGEVIDTYPYYAIGIVHLISSAVLGAGGIYHAVLGPERLNPKGFGYDWQDGNKMTTILGIHLVLLGLGALLLVLKATRFGGLYDPVLDQVRLVQPNLDPGRIFGYLFGISPNGWTITGMASVNTLEDIVGGHVWVGILCISGGIFHIISKPMAWAKQRLIWSGEAYLSYSLGALAIAGFSVAVFVSVNEVAYPSVFYGPVGGAGESLRAALASVHAALGFLALLGHLWHAYRSISTSVSPDYGTFFDFMTKSPPTAAGNSVT; this is translated from the coding sequence ATGCAAACCTCTGACACTCAAGCCAGGGGCTCCGTAGGGGCAGATGACTCTGCAACTTACGGAAGCGGTATTTTCTGGACCCCGTTTTTGCGATCGCTAGGCTGGTCTTTTGAGGCCACACAGTACGTAGGCGCGCCTTTACTGGCAGGCAATATCCGTTTCAAAGATCTGTCTGGGCGGTTACTCGGAGCCCATGTGGCCCATGCAGGGCTGATTGTGTTGTGGGCGGGGGCCATGACGCTGTTTGAGCTATCACGCTTTGACCCCAGTCTGCCGATGTACGATCAAAACCTGATTTTGTTGCCCCATTTGGCGGCTCTCGGGATTGGGGTCGGTGCGGGCGGTGAAGTGATTGATACCTATCCCTACTACGCGATCGGCATTGTGCATTTGATTAGCTCTGCTGTGCTGGGAGCTGGCGGCATCTATCATGCTGTGCTGGGGCCAGAAAGGCTCAATCCCAAGGGCTTTGGCTACGACTGGCAAGACGGCAACAAAATGACCACGATTTTGGGCATTCACCTGGTGCTGTTGGGTCTTGGCGCGCTGCTGTTGGTACTGAAGGCGACCCGATTTGGCGGCCTGTATGACCCAGTGCTAGATCAGGTACGGCTCGTACAGCCCAACCTCGACCCAGGGCGTATTTTTGGTTATCTGTTCGGCATTAGCCCTAACGGCTGGACGATTACCGGCATGGCCAGCGTGAACACCCTGGAAGATATTGTGGGGGGTCACGTCTGGGTTGGCATCCTCTGCATCAGCGGCGGGATTTTCCACATTATTTCGAAGCCCATGGCCTGGGCCAAGCAGCGACTGATCTGGTCAGGAGAAGCTTATTTGTCCTACAGCCTGGGGGCTCTGGCGATCGCGGGCTTCAGCGTAGCCGTCTTTGTCTCCGTTAATGAGGTGGCCTATCCCAGTGTTTTCTACGGCCCAGTTGGGGGGGCGGGTGAATCCTTACGAGCGGCCCTCGCCAGCGTTCACGCCGCCTTAGGCTTCCTCGCCCTACTGGGGCACCTGTGGCACGCCTATCGATCTATTAGCACTTCCGTCAGTCCGGACTACGGCACCTTCTTTGACTTCATGACGAAGAGCCCCCCGACTGCAGCAGGCAATTCAGTGACGTAG